One window of Hujiaoplasma nucleasis genomic DNA carries:
- the buk gene encoding butyrate kinase produces the protein MQMDYLILAINPGSTSTKVAVYYNSKLVKEQTLRHDVEELKVFKSIIDQADFRRNVIIDFIKEHDYELKDFDVFVGRGGMMKPLKNGGTYLVNKEMLRDLRSGEYGYHASNLGAILADGFAKEFNRPAYIVNPVCIDEFEDISRISGQKLIERRSVFHALNQKAIAMQFAKDIKKEYKDLNLIVTHLGGGISVGLHKKGRVIDCNNALGGDGPFSPERTGTIPTYPLVDLCFSGEYTKEEVKKLLVGQGGLVSYLGTNDARVVEERINAGDQEAKLHYDAMAYNVVKEIGSLYFAAKGEIDGILITGGIAYSDYFIKYLKDHINPIMPIKVYPGEDEMRSLAEGAMRVMLKQEKSQVY, from the coding sequence ATGCAAATGGATTATCTAATTTTAGCGATTAACCCAGGTTCAACGTCAACTAAAGTCGCAGTTTATTACAATAGTAAACTAGTGAAAGAACAAACCTTAAGACATGACGTTGAAGAGTTAAAAGTCTTTAAATCAATCATCGATCAAGCTGATTTCAGAAGAAATGTTATTATAGACTTTATTAAGGAACATGATTACGAATTAAAAGACTTTGACGTTTTTGTTGGACGTGGTGGTATGATGAAGCCTCTTAAAAATGGTGGAACTTACCTAGTCAATAAAGAAATGTTAAGGGATTTAAGATCAGGTGAGTATGGATATCATGCATCTAATTTAGGTGCTATTTTAGCTGATGGTTTCGCTAAAGAATTTAATCGACCTGCTTATATTGTTAATCCTGTATGTATCGATGAATTTGAAGATATTTCTAGAATTTCTGGTCAAAAATTAATTGAAAGACGTTCTGTATTTCATGCTTTAAATCAAAAAGCTATTGCCATGCAATTTGCTAAAGATATTAAAAAAGAATATAAAGATTTAAATCTTATTGTCACTCACTTAGGTGGAGGTATCTCTGTAGGCTTACATAAAAAAGGTCGAGTCATAGACTGCAATAATGCCCTAGGTGGAGATGGTCCTTTTTCTCCTGAGAGAACAGGAACAATCCCTACTTATCCATTGGTAGACCTTTGTTTCTCTGGTGAATATACGAAAGAAGAAGTTAAGAAACTCTTGGTTGGACAAGGGGGTTTGGTATCCTATTTAGGGACCAATGACGCTAGAGTGGTTGAAGAAAGAATTAATGCTGGTGATCAAGAAGCTAAATTGCATTATGATGCCATGGCTTATAATGTAGTGAAAGAAATTGGATCTTTGTATTTTGCTGCTAAGGGCGAGATTGATGGAATATTGATTACTGGTGGTATAGCTTATAGTGATTATTTCATAAAATATTTAAAAGATCATATCAACCCAATCATGCCTATTAAAGTCTATCCAGGTGAAGATGAAATGAGATCTTTAGCGGAAGGCGCTATGCGTGTAATGCTAAAACAAGAGAAGTCCCAAGTATATTAA
- a CDS encoding putative bifunctional diguanylate cyclase/phosphodiesterase, translated as MPLVVETGEPQEFINWFYRLIIFMAIGGLSGYFVEKYKKIIKENDVLYLHQPDTGIENINYLISLDDEHIQGQVVIATVLINNKNRISEVLGTDLYIQAMKAMHDYIDNRLPDQSVVIQVDSDKFWIVFKLENLDSDGKKIVEGLTNQIEIEQVKIYVDYSIGVSETKKFKDCKTLIPFRDTDRLAGYAKANNLPYVIFDNDLLTRKYEFNLLGLFPNALKEDQTFLMYQPVIDAQSNKLIGLEALIRWNSPDYGLIMPNDFIPLVESTQLIHPMTEWVIRKTIQTQNLLYEKGFKFYISINLSIKNIKNPGFFDRVIKIIEEEKAHTDLLIFEITETVLLEEKKHSKKTIQSIKDAGIKIAIDDFGKGYSSLTYLSQFRTDFLKIDRHFVSHIVDKESIKQIIQATVKLAHQFNLKVVAEGVETLEMFEEAKKLGIDYIQGFYIARPMNEDQILDWYKNFIKESKV; from the coding sequence ATGCCTTTGGTGGTTGAAACTGGAGAGCCTCAAGAATTCATTAATTGGTTTTACCGTTTAATAATATTTATGGCTATTGGTGGTTTAAGTGGGTATTTTGTTGAAAAATATAAAAAGATCATTAAAGAAAATGATGTTTTGTATTTACATCAACCAGATACTGGTATTGAAAATATTAATTATTTAATTTCTTTAGATGATGAACATATACAAGGTCAGGTCGTTATAGCGACTGTATTAATTAATAATAAGAATAGAATCTCTGAAGTCTTAGGGACAGATTTATATATTCAAGCCATGAAAGCTATGCATGATTATATTGATAATCGTCTTCCTGATCAGTCTGTTGTTATTCAAGTCGATTCGGATAAATTTTGGATTGTTTTTAAGTTAGAAAATTTAGATTCAGATGGTAAAAAAATCGTTGAAGGTTTAACTAATCAAATCGAAATAGAACAAGTAAAGATATATGTAGATTATTCTATTGGTGTGAGTGAAACTAAGAAATTTAAAGATTGTAAAACGCTTATTCCCTTTAGAGATACAGATAGACTTGCTGGCTATGCTAAAGCAAATAATTTACCTTATGTTATTTTTGATAATGATTTATTAACTAGAAAATATGAATTTAATTTATTAGGTCTATTTCCTAATGCCTTAAAAGAGGACCAAACATTTTTAATGTATCAACCGGTTATTGATGCCCAATCTAATAAATTAATTGGTTTAGAAGCTTTAATCCGTTGGAATAGTCCTGATTATGGTTTGATTATGCCTAATGATTTTATTCCTTTGGTTGAATCAACTCAGTTAATACACCCTATGACTGAATGGGTTATTAGAAAAACCATTCAAACTCAAAATTTGCTATATGAAAAAGGTTTTAAGTTTTATATTTCAATTAATCTTTCTATTAAGAATATTAAAAATCCTGGTTTTTTTGATAGGGTTATAAAAATTATTGAAGAAGAAAAAGCACATACTGATTTATTGATTTTTGAGATTACTGAAACAGTCTTACTAGAAGAAAAAAAACATTCTAAGAAAACCATTCAATCTATTAAGGATGCAGGCATTAAAATTGCCATTGATGATTTTGGTAAAGGCTATTCTTCTTTAACTTACCTAAGTCAATTTAGGACAGATTTCTTAAAGATTGATCGTCACTTTGTATCTCATATAGTTGATAAAGAATCAATAAAACAAATCATTCAAGCTACTGTTAAATTGGCTCATCAATTCAATTTAAAAGTTGTGGCTGAAGGTGTAGAAACATTAGAAATGTTTGAAGAAGCTAAAAAATTAGGTATTGATTATATTCAAGGTTTTTATATAGCTAGACCTATGAATGAAGATCAAATTCTAGATTGGTATAAAAATTTTATTAAAGAATCTAAGGTTTAA